The Amycolatopsis japonica nucleotide sequence TGACCATGTGCGGGGTGATCCGCTCGGTGCGCAGCACCCGCAACCGGGTCGTCGACACCGCTCTCCGCGCCTCGGCCATCCACACTCCCTTTTTGTGACTTAGGTGAACCTAACCGAGCGTACGCCTCTCCCCGCCCGCCGGGGCGCCCGCGGCCGGATCGCTGACCCGGGTGTTCTGGAAGGACGCGACCCGCCAGCCGCCGGGCTCCTCGACGAGGACGTACGTCAGCGTCGATTCCCGGCCCGGCTCGGGTGCCCCGCCCGAGAGCGACGATCCGCCGCCGGACACGACGATCGCGACGTCCGGCCGGACGAACCGGACCTTCGGCTCCCCGCCGCCCGAGACCAGTTTCGATCCTCGGAGCGGTCCCTCGAACAGGGCACGGTGCGCGCTTTCGATGATGGCGCGGCCCGGCATGTTCATCCCGAAGAAGGTCACGTAGTCGGCGTCTTCGGTGAAG carries:
- a CDS encoding SgcJ/EcaC family oxidoreductase, which translates into the protein MTERQNEVLAVLGELADAWNAGDAAAYASHFTEDADYVTFFGMNMPGRAIIESAHRALFEGPLRGSKLVSGGGEPKVRFVRPDVAIVVSGGGSSLSGGAPEPGRESTLTYVLVEEPGGWRVASFQNTRVSDPAAGAPAGGERRTLG